One part of the Helicobacter cetorum MIT 99-5656 genome encodes these proteins:
- the fliI gene encoding flagellar protein export ATPase FliI: protein MPLKSLKNRLNQNFDLSPRYGSVKKIMPNIVYANGFNPSVGDVVKIEKSDGTECVGMVVVVEKEQFGFTPFSFIEGTRAGDKVLFLKEGLTFPVGRNLLGRVLNPLGQAIDNKGALDYESLAPVITSPIAPLKRGLIDEVFSVGVKSIDGLLTCGKGQKLGIFAGSGVGKSTLMGMITRGCSAQIKVIALIGERGREIPEFIEKNLKGDLSSCVLIVATSDDSPLMRKYGAFCAMSVAEYFKNQGLDVLFMMDSVTRFAMAQREIGLSLGEPPTSKGYPPSALSLLPQLMERAGKEEGKGSITAFFSVLVEGDDLSDPIADQARSILDGHIVLSRELTDYGIYPPINILNSASRVARDITSESQNLNARKFRRLYALLKENEMLIRIGSYQMGNDRELDEAINKKALMEQFLMQDENALQPFEKSSKELEEILQTP, encoded by the coding sequence ATGCCCCTAAAATCGCTTAAAAACCGCTTGAATCAAAATTTTGATTTATCGCCCCGTTATGGGAGTGTGAAAAAAATCATGCCAAATATCGTTTATGCGAATGGTTTTAACCCATCAGTGGGCGATGTGGTTAAGATTGAAAAAAGCGATGGCACAGAATGTGTGGGAATGGTCGTAGTGGTAGAAAAAGAGCAATTTGGTTTCACGCCCTTTAGTTTTATAGAAGGCACTAGAGCTGGCGATAAAGTGCTGTTTTTAAAAGAGGGGCTGACTTTTCCTGTGGGTCGTAATCTTTTAGGAAGAGTGCTAAACCCTTTAGGACAAGCCATTGATAATAAGGGGGCATTAGATTATGAGAGCCTAGCCCCTGTGATTACAAGCCCTATTGCCCCCTTAAAAAGAGGCTTGATTGATGAGGTTTTTAGTGTAGGGGTAAAGAGCATTGATGGGCTTTTAACTTGTGGTAAGGGGCAAAAACTAGGTATTTTTGCAGGTTCTGGGGTGGGTAAATCCACTTTAATGGGCATGATTACTAGGGGTTGTTCAGCACAAATTAAAGTGATTGCTCTAATAGGCGAAAGGGGTAGAGAAATACCTGAATTTATAGAAAAGAATCTCAAAGGGGATTTAAGCTCTTGCGTGCTAATTGTCGCCACAAGCGATGATAGCCCTTTAATGCGAAAATATGGGGCGTTTTGTGCGATGAGCGTGGCGGAGTATTTTAAAAATCAAGGGCTAGATGTGTTATTTATGATGGATTCAGTTACTCGTTTTGCTATGGCTCAAAGAGAAATCGGTCTGTCCTTAGGCGAACCGCCCACTTCCAAAGGCTACCCCCCATCGGCACTTTCATTATTACCCCAGCTTATGGAAAGAGCTGGCAAAGAAGAGGGCAAGGGAAGTATCACCGCCTTTTTTAGCGTGCTAGTAGAGGGCGATGATTTAAGCGACCCTATCGCTGACCAAGCTAGAAGTATTTTAGATGGGCATATTGTCCTAAGTAGGGAGCTAACTGATTATGGTATCTATCCGCCTATCAATATTCTAAACTCCGCATCAAGGGTAGCTAGAGACATAACAAGCGAGTCTCAAAACCTAAATGCGAGAAAATTCCGCCGTTTGTATGCGTTATTGAAAGAAAATGAAATGCTCATTCGTATCGGTTCTTACCAAATGGGAAATGATAGAGAACTTGATGAAGCAATTAATAAAAAGGCTTTAATGGAGCAATTTTTAATGCAAGATGAAAACGCCTTACAACCTTTTGAAAAAAGCTCTAAAGAGTTGGAAGAAATCTTACAAACCCCCTAA
- a CDS encoding CpaF/VirB11 family protein encodes MQTLQTHRVLQALIAHFTPFLESGITELIINNEQELWLYKVNNTREKIKAELFSKEFLLRFCEQLASFRGLFFDEFHPTLNCSIPFTRYRVSANHFSITTNNQITLNIRVPQLKPLNLDDFTFKTSDKESLKDLALKGHNILISGETSSGKTSLLNALLNGVDKNERIVSVEDSQELDLKAFENSIGLLVGKQENGCFNYEDALNMAMRLNPDRLIVGEIDTRNAALFLRLGNTGHKGMLSTIHASSAKKTLEALSLNLGMRYSHSLDKDLMQAYFKSAIDVIIHVNKVKNVRQITEVLFTKEF; translated from the coding sequence TTGCAAACTTTACAAACCCATAGAGTTTTACAAGCCCTAATCGCTCATTTTACGCCTTTTTTAGAAAGTGGCATTACAGAACTTATTATCAATAACGAACAAGAACTTTGGCTTTATAAAGTCAATAACACACGAGAAAAAATCAAAGCTGAACTTTTTAGCAAGGAATTTTTACTGAGATTTTGTGAGCAGTTAGCAAGTTTTAGGGGGTTATTTTTTGATGAATTTCATCCTACGCTTAATTGCTCTATTCCTTTTACACGCTATAGAGTGAGTGCGAATCATTTTAGCATTACCACTAACAATCAAATTACGCTTAATATCCGTGTGCCACAACTCAAACCTTTAAATTTAGATGATTTTACTTTTAAAACAAGCGATAAAGAGAGCTTAAAAGACTTAGCATTAAAGGGGCATAATATTCTCATTAGTGGAGAGACTTCAAGTGGGAAAACAAGCTTACTAAACGCTCTTTTAAATGGCGTGGATAAAAATGAAAGAATTGTGAGCGTTGAAGATAGTCAAGAGCTAGATTTAAAGGCGTTTGAAAATTCTATAGGGCTTTTAGTGGGTAAGCAAGAAAATGGGTGCTTTAATTATGAAGATGCCCTGAATATGGCTATGCGACTAAACCCTGATAGGCTCATTGTAGGCGAGATTGACACAAGAAATGCGGCGTTATTTTTGCGTTTAGGAAACACGGGGCATAAGGGCATGCTCTCAACCATTCATGCAAGTAGTGCCAAAAAAACTTTAGAAGCTCTTTCATTGAATTTAGGCATGCGTTATTCGCATTCTTTAGATAAGGATTTGATGCAAGCGTATTTTAAGAGTGCGATTGATGTCATTATCCATGTGAATAAAGTTAAGAATGTGCGCCAAATTACTGAAGTGTTATTCACTAAAGAGTTTTAA
- the fliQ gene encoding flagellar biosynthesis protein FliQ: MEQQLMKLAIETYKITLMISLPVLLVGLVVGLLVSIFQATTQINEMTLSFVPKILAVIGVIILTMPWMTNMLLDYTKTLIKLIPKIIG; the protein is encoded by the coding sequence ATGGAACAACAACTGATGAAACTCGCCATTGAAACTTATAAAATCACTTTAATGATTTCTTTACCGGTGTTATTAGTGGGCTTAGTGGTGGGGCTATTAGTGAGTATTTTTCAAGCGACCACTCAAATCAATGAAATGACTTTATCCTTTGTGCCTAAGATTCTAGCCGTGATTGGCGTCATCATTTTAACCATGCCTTGGATGACTAACATGCTTTTAGATTACACAAAAACCTTAATCAAGCTCATTCCTAAAATCATAGGCTAG